The stretch of DNA TTTTTCGTTTGAACTGCCTGGCTATGATATAATTAGTCTAGTTTAACTCTCTATACCAGTTAGGGTCACATACCATATTGTATAGTTGCGTGTTTTTCTTGTTACTCCAAATATTATACATAATTATTGTATATTGtttttgaaagtattttgaGAGTTTAGAGTCTATGTAAGTTAAGATTTTTGTAGTCTTTAGTTCTCTTCTCTTGTATAGTTTAtggttttgtattattatttatgttttgatttGGGTTTTATTGAATATTGTATAGGGAGAAGGTGACAATTCCACCAGAGAAGTCTTATATTTATCTTAAAGGAGATGGGAAAAGAAGAACGTATATCATATGGGATGGTCACGACAATATTCAAACAGCCACGTTTTCAACCTATGCTGATAATATAATCGTCAAAAGCATGACCTTCGTAGTAAGAAATCTCTCCATCTACAAATTTATTTCGTTGGGTGAATAGGAAAACCTATTAACCTTAACTGGCAAAGAATAGTAATGATGTAAATTCATTACTcgattcaaatttaaattttgtcacAATGTATTTTGGAATAATTaaggtaattattattttttttccattttgataAATGGACAGAACTCTTACAATTTTCCACCGGAAATCACTACAAATCCAAGAAGGGTGGCCGTGGCGGCTCTGGTAATGGGCGATAACACCGCCTTTTATCGGTGCGGTTTTAAGAGTTGGCAAGACACATTGTGGGATGTTCAAGGTCATCACTATTTCAAACGTTGCACCATTAATGGAGCTGTTGATTTCATCTTTGGTAATGGTCAATCAATCTACGAGGTAAGCAATTCAATCTCACTACCCCTCTACTCGAGTGTGTGTACTAATTAAACCCTAAACTTTAGTCGTTATCAAAAGACAGAGCTATTAAAAGATCTTGTAAGTTGTGACCCtagcaaataaaataaacacaGGTAGGCAAGTTTGTCTACTTTACCCTAATCGGCAAGATTTTTGCTAATAAAAAACCACAAGtaggtaattttgtctcaaatcAAAAAGATCAATAGGTAACAAATTAAATCATTAGTCTGATCAATTTGACTGAGTTAAACCATACTGAATATATTATTGTgtatatgtgaaattataatttttaataagtgtTTTGATTTTGTAATTTGCAGAAATGTTCTATAGCAGTGAATGCAGGAAGCCTAGATCCCGGACTAGTAGGGTTCATCACAGCACAGGGGAGGGATAATCCTGATGACAACAGTGCTTTTGTTTTCAAGAATTGTCGTGTGTTTGGGACGGGAAAAACCTTTTTGGGTCGACCTTGGAGAGCCTATGCCAGAGTTATCTTCTACAACACTTTCATGGATAACGTTGTTGTCCCCGAAGGATGGACCAATTTCTTTGGCGACAACGGGTAAGCCTcgttacatactaaatgtttacaattcaaattgtcaatattcagtatataaattgtgaatatttaatatgtaaattgtgtattttaaactcgagtccacaaaataatttgtccaTTTGTTGTATCATTTGCTTacctactatttttttttttttttggttttaataaaaattgtaataatcaGTGCGGGTAAGTTGAGCTTTGCGGAGTATGGGTGTCGTGGGCCCGGGTCGGACAAGTCAGCACGAGTTGGGTGGCTAACCAAAATGGGCAGAGGAGAATTGGAGAGATTCACGAGCTTATCATTCGTCGATAACCAAGGATGGCTTAGTAGGCAACCCCTTCACAGGCTTttggaataatatatttaaattattatatattatattagaagAAAATTgctgatttatatatatatttatgtatgtttttATGTGGAATCTTAATAATTTCTCAGTCTATTGTTACGTTAATTCTGAGTAGAAATTCTAAAGCTAAGGTTTAAAGAATtgttttatttcatattttgaaGATGGTtttatgtgttatatatatatataatattttactcCATATGATAActaattatatttaaaggtaCATAGAAAATGAAAGTTATTATTATGATCTAATTTGTCATAAATTATTAACTACttcattaataattaatcatattatatttcatactgttaatttttctaataaacAGTAAACAATATTTACTATTATATGCAGgataattaaaattcaaaatttatttaaatattagatAAAGTATAAACAACAGTTATCATTTTTATTCTGGAACAAAAGCTAAGGGAGGgggacacaaaaaaaaaaaaaaaagcaaaaacaaaaactactCCATTCACAAATCCTCGTTGATACCCATGCAATCATCCATGTTATATTGAAACGatttaagaaataataataataataataataataataataaatgaattacaggttttagaattttttaaatgcTCATAACTCTTTATAAAgtagtatttgttttatattttcttaaacaTTTGGATCGAACCATGGCCATCCATTTGACATTTATTACCACCCATTTAGAATGATATATAACCAGGAGGTGATTACAATACATAATAGTTAACACAAGTTTTAGAATTCGTATTAtattaaatgattaattattatcatactatttctatttatattttaaaaataataattaaataatgtcgagctatatatatgtataaattaaattcaCAAAGATAATTGGTGCACAATCTTTATAAAA from Ipomoea triloba cultivar NCNSP0323 chromosome 7, ASM357664v1 encodes:
- the LOC116025467 gene encoding probable pectinesterase 29, with the protein product MAVGGCAYTPAGFRGNYTTLLVDQSGWGGHQTIQSAIDSVPPFNQNWICIYVRAGTYMEKVTIPPEKSYIYLKGDGKRRTYIIWDGHDNIQTATFSTYADNIIVKSMTFVNSYNFPPEITTNPRRVAVAALVMGDNTAFYRCGFKSWQDTLWDVQGHHYFKRCTINGAVDFIFGNGQSIYEKCSIAVNAGSLDPGLVGFITAQGRDNPDDNSAFVFKNCRVFGTGKTFLGRPWRAYARVIFYNTFMDNVVVPEGWTNFFGDNGAGKLSFAEYGCRGPGSDKSARVGWLTKMGRGELERFTSLSFVDNQGWLSRQPLHRLLE